The Legionella adelaidensis genome includes a window with the following:
- a CDS encoding thioredoxin fold domain-containing protein encodes MLDRILPAFLTMALWGCLCVFSGIYMGALLKAESNAGKLRQGLGIIFLLYGLLIIIGASKGNTNPFQPLVTPTNLASSTEIDKVVRTLPEAQQAIQLASGQPILLDFYADWCTSCKLIKATTLKDIEVKNQLKNFAVITVDLSANNEASKELLNYFKVVAPPTFLFLNDKGQEVRKLRLVGEIDKNTLLAKSKHLM; translated from the coding sequence ATGCTAGACAGAATACTCCCTGCCTTTTTAACAATGGCACTATGGGGTTGCTTATGCGTATTTAGTGGTATTTACATGGGTGCGCTGCTAAAGGCCGAATCAAACGCAGGTAAATTACGGCAGGGTTTAGGAATCATTTTTTTACTGTATGGCTTGCTCATTATTATTGGCGCTAGCAAAGGAAACACTAATCCATTTCAACCTTTAGTGACGCCAACTAACCTCGCTTCTTCTACAGAAATAGATAAAGTAGTGCGTACTTTGCCAGAAGCCCAACAAGCCATTCAACTAGCAAGCGGCCAACCTATTCTTTTAGATTTTTATGCGGATTGGTGTACTTCATGTAAACTGATTAAAGCGACAACCCTAAAAGATATAGAAGTCAAAAACCAATTGAAAAATTTTGCCGTCATTACGGTCGACTTATCTGCAAATAATGAAGCAAGTAAAGAGCTGTTGAACTATTTTAAGGTGGTTGCTCCGCCTACATTTTTATTTTTGAATGACAAAGGTCAGGAAGTAAGAAAATTGCGATTGGTAGGGGAAATAGATAAAAATACCTTATTAGCAAAAAGTAAACATTTAATGTAG
- the rimO gene encoding 30S ribosomal protein S12 methylthiotransferase RimO has translation MNHKVGFVSLGCPKALVDSERIITQLRAQGYELVSTYQDAGVVVINTCGFIDAAVKESLDTIKEAMAENGKVIVTGCLGAKADIIREACPDVLHISGAHAYEEVVRAVHRHLPPPADPFTQLIPPQGIKLTPRHYAYLKISEGCNQKCTFCIIPTMRGKLQSYPIQQVLSEAKKLKDAGVQELLVISQDTSAYGVDTKYQPVTWQGKEIKTRFYDLCEQLGDLGMWVRLHYVYPYPHVDEIIHLMAQGLILPYLDIPLQHASTRVLKTMKRPASSENTLNRIKNWRAICPEITIRSTFIVGFPGETEEEFEELLEFLQEAQLDRVGCFQYSPVEGAKANDLANPIAEDIKEERYHRFMQIQAEISQNKLRKKIGSTQTVLVDEVLEDQIIARSMSDAPEIDGLVYLPFHSEVKAGSKVEVNIVDSDEYDLYGNYIS, from the coding sequence ATGAATCATAAAGTCGGTTTTGTTAGTCTCGGTTGTCCCAAAGCATTAGTTGATTCCGAACGAATTATTACGCAATTACGTGCACAAGGTTATGAATTAGTTTCTACTTATCAAGATGCGGGAGTAGTAGTCATTAATACTTGTGGGTTTATTGATGCGGCTGTGAAAGAATCGCTCGATACTATTAAAGAGGCCATGGCAGAAAATGGGAAAGTGATTGTTACCGGCTGCTTAGGCGCTAAAGCGGATATTATCCGTGAAGCCTGCCCGGACGTATTACATATTAGTGGTGCGCATGCTTATGAAGAGGTAGTTCGAGCAGTACATAGGCATCTCCCACCTCCTGCCGATCCCTTCACGCAATTAATACCTCCACAGGGAATAAAACTTACTCCGCGTCATTATGCTTATTTAAAAATTTCTGAGGGATGCAATCAGAAATGTACTTTCTGCATCATTCCAACTATGCGTGGAAAGTTGCAAAGCTATCCTATTCAGCAAGTTTTAAGTGAAGCTAAAAAATTAAAAGATGCTGGAGTGCAAGAGTTACTGGTAATTTCTCAAGATACAAGTGCTTATGGCGTCGATACAAAGTACCAACCTGTCACCTGGCAAGGCAAAGAAATAAAAACCCGCTTTTATGATTTATGCGAGCAATTGGGAGACTTGGGAATGTGGGTGCGACTTCACTATGTATACCCCTATCCGCACGTAGATGAAATTATCCATTTAATGGCACAAGGTTTAATCCTTCCTTATTTAGATATTCCTTTACAACATGCAAGCACCAGAGTTCTCAAAACAATGAAGCGTCCTGCCAGTAGCGAAAATACATTAAATCGTATTAAGAATTGGCGCGCCATCTGCCCAGAGATTACCATTCGTTCCACCTTTATTGTGGGTTTCCCCGGGGAAACTGAAGAAGAGTTTGAGGAATTGTTAGAATTTTTACAAGAAGCGCAATTAGATAGGGTAGGTTGTTTTCAATACTCCCCAGTTGAAGGTGCCAAAGCAAATGACTTGGCTAATCCAATTGCCGAAGATATCAAAGAAGAACGCTATCATCGTTTCATGCAAATCCAGGCAGAAATTAGTCAAAACAAATTAAGAAAAAAAATAGGCTCTACACAAACAGTATTGGTAGACGAAGTTCTTGAAGACCAAATTATTGCCCGCAGCATGAGTGATGCACCTGAAATTGATGGTCTGGTTTACTTACCCTTTCACTCTGAAGTAAAAGCAGGGTCTAAAGTTGAAGTGAATATTGTAGATAGTGATGAGTATGATCTATATGGAAACTATATATCTTAA
- the glnE gene encoding bifunctional [glutamate--ammonia ligase]-adenylyl-L-tyrosine phosphorylase/[glutamate--ammonia-ligase] adenylyltransferase, producing the protein MEKTQSHQPYSGLIDNHFIHLTEPMKQALCQLCNFSDFATRNIEVLENLLAHDDCSEKFSAENYQKIINGIPLSLNLKLFMQRLRQFRHAQLLRVVLRELTNLADTTETMQSWSACADVIIEHTLQYCMHQLAIIHGFPKADTLPLPQLFTLAMGKLGGNELNLSSDVDLIFCYSKDGYTDGKDSVPNQVFYTKVVQNFIHILQTHTQEGFVFRVDLRLRPYGDSGPLVLSIPSMETYYQEQGRDWERYAMVKARLIQKEQNIAWFQQLIVPFVYRKYVDYSVIESLRGMKKLIEREILLKPMLNDIKRGRGGIREIEFVVQCFQLIRGGRLPQIQVRNTLHTLNVLKHFNLLNHTEALKKAYLFLRKLENFLQIQNDRQTHSLPTTSETQLQLALLMGFDNWPALHNKVEQYRRIVSFSFQGVLSTGTTYETEKSILLNQLGNLWQGQLENEMAVHLLMSLHYENPENCFQMIQAFRNSPKCRRLSHASRLRLDRFIALLLVELAEKPSTDLILRNILHLLENIASRSAYVALLIENPEVLQEVLYSFANSSFISNLILNHPFLLEVLIDQKISWRPSTRAHIQEQLRRKLMHCVSLEEKEEVLRQFKLSAWLLAARAEFYGYCHAAEISLYLSQVTEILLLEVLNLAVLALAARYPQILAIQSQFAIIAYGKLGSQEMNYNSDVDLVFLYNTASNQEALVTRLSQKILHILTTRTQSGVLYAVDTRLRPSGSSGLLVSHLEAFAKYQKEQAWTWEHQALLKARILTTNLNLKNQFIALKNEVLMQQRNKEILASDIEEMRLKIRKNSIKQELVDEATSILLDIEFFVQYLLLSNPHKILFNHTNTLKQMKKLGELGILPKETLQKLSDAYMLCHEFLHRSLLA; encoded by the coding sequence GTGGAAAAGACCCAATCCCATCAACCATATTCTGGGCTCATAGATAACCATTTTATACATTTAACGGAGCCAATGAAACAGGCTCTTTGCCAATTATGTAACTTTAGTGATTTCGCCACCAGAAATATAGAAGTGCTTGAAAATTTATTGGCTCATGATGATTGCAGCGAAAAATTTTCTGCAGAAAATTATCAAAAAATAATTAATGGAATACCACTGTCTCTTAACCTGAAACTTTTTATGCAGCGTCTTCGCCAATTTCGCCATGCTCAATTGTTACGGGTAGTTTTGAGGGAATTGACAAATTTGGCGGATACCACTGAAACAATGCAATCTTGGTCTGCTTGTGCGGATGTTATTATAGAGCATACGTTACAGTACTGTATGCACCAGCTAGCTATTATTCATGGTTTTCCTAAGGCCGACACCCTGCCTTTACCCCAATTATTTACCTTGGCAATGGGAAAGCTGGGTGGTAATGAATTAAATCTATCCTCTGATGTCGATTTAATTTTTTGTTATAGCAAAGATGGTTATACGGATGGAAAAGATTCCGTACCCAATCAAGTTTTTTACACAAAAGTAGTGCAGAATTTTATACATATTTTACAAACTCATACGCAAGAAGGGTTTGTTTTTCGTGTCGATCTTCGTTTACGGCCATATGGTGATAGTGGCCCACTGGTATTGTCTATTCCCAGCATGGAAACTTATTACCAAGAACAGGGGCGCGATTGGGAACGCTATGCAATGGTCAAAGCTCGGTTAATCCAGAAAGAACAAAATATCGCATGGTTCCAACAATTAATTGTTCCTTTTGTCTACCGCAAATATGTAGATTATAGTGTTATTGAATCTTTACGAGGAATGAAAAAACTTATCGAGCGAGAAATTTTATTAAAGCCTATGTTAAATGATATTAAACGTGGCAGAGGAGGAATCAGAGAGATAGAGTTTGTCGTTCAATGCTTTCAATTAATCCGCGGGGGACGACTTCCACAAATCCAGGTCCGTAACACTTTGCATACTTTAAATGTACTAAAGCACTTTAATCTATTAAATCATACAGAAGCCTTAAAAAAAGCGTATCTTTTTTTAAGAAAGTTAGAAAATTTCCTACAGATTCAAAATGATCGCCAAACGCATAGTTTGCCTACTACTTCTGAGACGCAGCTTCAATTGGCCTTGCTTATGGGTTTTGATAATTGGCCTGCTTTACATAATAAGGTGGAGCAATATAGACGTATCGTGAGCTTTTCTTTCCAAGGGGTTTTATCCACAGGCACAACATACGAAACAGAGAAAAGTATTTTATTAAATCAATTAGGGAATTTGTGGCAAGGACAGCTTGAAAATGAGATGGCTGTTCATTTGCTCATGAGTTTACATTATGAAAACCCTGAAAATTGTTTTCAAATGATTCAAGCATTTCGTAATTCGCCTAAGTGTCGCAGGCTATCTCATGCTTCCAGGCTACGTCTTGACCGTTTTATCGCGCTTTTACTCGTGGAATTAGCAGAGAAGCCGAGTACTGATTTAATTTTACGTAATATTCTTCATTTATTAGAAAATATCGCTAGCCGTAGTGCCTATGTTGCTTTGTTAATTGAAAATCCTGAAGTCTTACAAGAAGTATTATATTCATTTGCAAACAGCTCGTTTATTTCCAATCTTATTTTGAACCATCCTTTTTTATTGGAAGTATTAATCGATCAAAAAATCTCTTGGCGCCCATCAACAAGGGCTCACATCCAAGAGCAGTTAAGAAGAAAATTAATGCATTGTGTGAGTCTAGAAGAAAAAGAGGAAGTTCTAAGGCAATTTAAATTAAGTGCGTGGTTATTGGCGGCTCGAGCTGAATTTTATGGATATTGTCATGCTGCCGAGATTAGCCTTTATTTATCGCAGGTAACAGAAATTCTCTTACTTGAAGTGTTGAACCTGGCAGTTTTAGCTTTAGCGGCCAGATATCCCCAAATCCTTGCCATACAATCGCAGTTTGCGATCATTGCATATGGCAAACTGGGAAGCCAGGAAATGAATTACAACTCGGATGTTGATTTGGTATTTTTATATAACACCGCGAGCAATCAAGAGGCATTGGTCACGCGTTTAAGTCAAAAAATATTGCATATTTTAACTACACGAACCCAATCCGGTGTTTTATATGCTGTAGATACCCGTTTGCGGCCCTCAGGTTCTTCGGGACTTTTAGTTAGCCATTTGGAGGCTTTTGCAAAGTATCAAAAAGAACAAGCTTGGACTTGGGAGCACCAAGCGCTGTTAAAAGCAAGAATTTTGACTACTAACCTTAACTTAAAAAATCAATTTATTGCCTTAAAAAATGAAGTTTTAATGCAGCAGAGGAATAAAGAAATTCTAGCAAGTGATATTGAAGAGATGCGGTTAAAAATTAGAAAAAATAGCATAAAACAAGAGTTGGTAGATGAGGCCACCAGTATTTTGTTAGACATAGAGTTTTTCGTGCAATATTTACTATTATCAAACCCGCACAAAATTCTTTTCAATCACACGAATACCTTAAAACAAATGAAGAAGTTAGGCGAGTTAGGGATTTTGCCAAAAGAAACGCTGCAAAAACTATCCGATGCCTATATGCTATGCCATGAATTTTTACATAGAAGTCTATTAGCATAA
- a CDS encoding transporter substrate-binding domain-containing protein: MKRILTFFVLFFLFYIPHLFAQGPTLRVAVAHNFPPFVMRGANSQFYGFDIAMMNYICKTLDRPCRFIPMDFVQLLNAVIEGKADVAVSSITITVERSQIVNFSIPYLPSKSHFLAGPDTPVQNFSLDLINGKRVGVETGTIFSNQLEQMGAKNVEKVSYAREDDIIQALSDGEIDFALVDAEAAVYWQSYTTGILKVIGPPFPHGFGYGIVISKDNLNLLTSINQALKNYIQSEEYKKNVRMYIEY; this comes from the coding sequence ATGAAACGGATTCTTACATTTTTTGTGTTATTTTTTCTTTTTTATATCCCCCATTTATTTGCGCAAGGACCTACATTACGAGTAGCGGTTGCTCATAACTTTCCCCCATTTGTGATGAGAGGAGCAAATAGTCAGTTTTATGGGTTTGATATAGCTATGATGAACTATATTTGTAAAACCCTCGACAGGCCTTGTCGTTTTATCCCCATGGATTTTGTCCAACTTTTAAATGCTGTTATAGAGGGAAAGGCAGACGTCGCCGTTAGCTCAATTACAATCACTGTAGAGCGTTCCCAAATCGTTAATTTTTCTATACCTTATCTACCAAGCAAATCCCATTTTCTCGCGGGGCCTGATACCCCTGTACAAAATTTTAGCCTGGACTTGATTAATGGGAAGCGAGTGGGTGTCGAGACGGGGACAATATTTAGCAATCAACTCGAGCAAATGGGTGCAAAAAATGTGGAAAAAGTGAGTTATGCACGTGAAGACGACATTATTCAAGCGCTTAGTGACGGAGAAATAGATTTTGCCTTGGTCGATGCAGAAGCGGCTGTTTATTGGCAAAGCTATACTACCGGGATTTTAAAAGTTATAGGTCCTCCATTTCCCCATGGATTTGGTTATGGAATCGTTATTTCTAAAGACAATCTTAACCTTCTTACCAGTATTAATCAGGCTTTAAAAAATTATATTCAAAGTGAAGAGTATAAGAAGAATGTAAGAATGTATATTGAGTATTAA
- a CDS encoding AI-2E family transporter: MNEQHKELISIGVTITIVALTLFIIHRFIPSILWAAMIVIATYPLYVRWRVMFGSRANIAAFLFTTLLSLLLIIPLSWLVSVLVKESQLFISYLQHINKEGGQAPAFFKDIPLIGNELVSYWDENFGSPGFLKDFLSNIHLSVAPASYFIKQIGVNLAHRGFQLGFTLLTLFFFYRDGDKLFQQINQIGEICMGKRWYRYADRLPSALRATVNGTIVVGIGVGILMGICYALVGFPAPTLLGFITAVAAMIPFVVPIVFTLVALILIAYNSMIAAIIVVVWGTLVMFVADHFIKPVLIGGAIQLPFLAVLFGILGGVETLGILGLFLGPVIMVLFITLWHESQGYVHTREVKPISNET, translated from the coding sequence ATGAACGAACAACATAAAGAGTTAATTAGTATTGGAGTAACTATTACTATAGTGGCTCTTACTCTTTTTATAATTCATCGTTTTATTCCTTCCATCCTTTGGGCCGCAATGATTGTAATTGCCACGTATCCTCTGTATGTACGCTGGCGTGTTATGTTCGGTTCGCGGGCCAATATTGCCGCCTTTCTCTTTACCACGCTTCTAAGTTTACTTCTTATAATCCCTCTCAGTTGGTTAGTGAGTGTATTAGTTAAAGAATCGCAATTATTTATTAGCTATTTACAACATATTAATAAAGAAGGAGGGCAAGCGCCTGCTTTTTTTAAAGATATTCCATTAATTGGTAATGAGTTAGTAAGTTACTGGGATGAAAATTTTGGTAGTCCTGGATTTTTAAAAGATTTTTTATCAAATATTCATCTCTCGGTTGCGCCCGCGAGCTATTTTATAAAGCAAATTGGAGTTAACTTAGCCCACCGTGGTTTTCAGTTAGGGTTTACTTTATTAACTTTATTTTTCTTTTATCGCGATGGGGATAAATTATTTCAACAAATTAATCAGATTGGTGAAATTTGTATGGGGAAACGCTGGTACCGCTATGCAGATAGATTACCTTCCGCATTGAGAGCTACTGTAAATGGTACGATTGTAGTGGGTATTGGAGTCGGTATTTTAATGGGTATTTGCTATGCACTAGTGGGATTCCCGGCACCTACCTTGCTTGGATTTATTACGGCAGTAGCCGCTATGATTCCTTTTGTTGTTCCTATTGTATTTACTTTGGTGGCACTTATTTTAATCGCATATAACAGCATGATTGCTGCAATTATAGTTGTAGTATGGGGAACATTGGTTATGTTCGTAGCGGATCATTTTATTAAGCCTGTTCTCATTGGTGGTGCGATTCAGTTACCTTTTCTAGCGGTTCTTTTCGGTATTTTAGGTGGTGTGGAAACCTTGGGTATTTTAGGTCTATTTTTAGGCCCGGTAATTATGGTTTTATTTATTACCCTTTGGCATGAGTCGCAAGGGTATGTACATACGAGAGAAGTAAAGCCAATAAGCAATGAGACTTGA
- a CDS encoding phosphatidylglycerophosphatase A produces the protein MQMIKLSNKVWQDPIYFLAFGFGSGLMPFAPGTWGTLAAIPFYLLIAHKPWYIYLSFTILAFMAGVYFCAKVTRDVGVHDFSGIVWDEIVGYLFTMFMVPIGIPWMVAGFILFRIFDIWKPQPIRFVDKYVQGGLGIMLDDLLAAIPAWACLQVLVWCFAEIA, from the coding sequence ATGCAAATGATTAAACTTTCAAATAAGGTATGGCAAGATCCCATTTATTTTTTAGCTTTTGGTTTTGGCAGTGGACTAATGCCTTTTGCTCCAGGTACTTGGGGTACCTTAGCTGCAATACCATTCTATCTATTGATCGCTCATAAACCTTGGTACATTTACCTGTCGTTTACTATTTTAGCTTTTATGGCAGGGGTTTACTTTTGCGCCAAAGTTACAAGAGATGTTGGAGTTCATGATTTTTCTGGCATAGTTTGGGACGAGATAGTGGGGTACTTATTTACTATGTTTATGGTACCTATAGGTATCCCCTGGATGGTAGCTGGTTTTATTCTTTTTCGGATTTTTGATATTTGGAAACCCCAACCTATTCGCTTTGTTGATAAATATGTCCAGGGTGGCTTGGGGATTATGTTAGATGATTTATTAGCAGCTATACCTGCATGGGCTTGCCTACAGGTTTTAGTGTGGTGTTTTGCAGAAATTGCTTAG
- the thiL gene encoding thiamine-phosphate kinase, which produces MNEFELINVFFKPFSCKEDGVLLGIGDDAACIKIPPNQHLLVSTDTLVAETHFLSEWDPFDIAYKSLMVNISDIAAMGGVPKWITLALTLPQLNQIWLKSFSEGLSTALNHYSMALVGGDTTKGPLSITITILGLVEQGMAITRQGAKAKDKIYVSGNLGAAALAVSLLDKEIKKEDRTMLMDKLLRPEPRVSFHSLLQSYATAAIDISDGLSADLFHICEQSNVGAMLEENKIPVHPLVKKYQKENATSFALKGGDDYELCFTIPAEKEQAFICDARKQGIECFCIGEIQSQSGLRIKKQGGIESLVPQGYQHF; this is translated from the coding sequence GTGAACGAATTTGAATTAATAAATGTTTTTTTCAAACCCTTTTCCTGTAAAGAAGATGGTGTTCTTTTAGGTATTGGTGATGATGCTGCTTGTATAAAAATACCCCCTAACCAGCATCTTCTGGTTAGTACCGACACTTTGGTGGCCGAAACCCATTTTTTGAGTGAATGGGATCCTTTTGACATCGCTTATAAGTCATTAATGGTGAATATTAGCGATATTGCAGCGATGGGTGGGGTGCCTAAATGGATAACTCTTGCTCTAACTCTTCCGCAACTGAATCAAATATGGTTAAAAAGTTTTTCTGAAGGATTAAGTACCGCTTTAAACCACTATTCCATGGCGCTGGTGGGCGGGGATACTACCAAAGGGCCTCTAAGCATCACTATTACCATTCTGGGGTTAGTTGAGCAGGGAATGGCAATTACTCGCCAAGGTGCTAAAGCTAAAGATAAAATATATGTAAGTGGCAATTTGGGAGCTGCTGCTTTGGCTGTATCTCTTTTAGATAAAGAAATAAAAAAAGAAGATCGTACTATGTTAATGGATAAATTATTACGTCCTGAGCCCAGAGTAAGCTTTCATTCTTTGTTGCAATCCTACGCCACCGCTGCAATTGATATTTCCGACGGATTAAGTGCAGATTTATTTCATATATGTGAACAAAGTAATGTAGGGGCTATGCTTGAAGAAAACAAAATCCCTGTACACCCCTTAGTAAAAAAATATCAAAAAGAAAACGCCACCTCTTTTGCTCTTAAGGGTGGAGATGACTATGAACTTTGCTTTACTATTCCTGCGGAGAAAGAACAGGCGTTTATTTGCGATGCGCGAAAACAAGGCATTGAATGTTTTTGTATTGGTGAAATCCAGTCACAATCGGGTTTACGTATAAAAAAACAAGGTGGAATAGAAAGCCTTGTACCACAAGGGTATCAGCATTTTTAA
- the nusB gene encoding transcription antitermination factor NusB, protein MDKQLIKGKRKARRLAVQALYQWLMSGSDLNEIDAQFRVANDMAKVDLEYFTRLLHGIPVKLSLLEETFSPYLDRPLTSLNPIELTILRLSTFECMYCPETPYKVVLDEAISLAKEFGSQDGHRYVNGVLHEVAKQTRAIEFKN, encoded by the coding sequence GTGGATAAACAATTAATTAAAGGTAAGCGTAAAGCACGTAGGCTCGCAGTTCAAGCGTTGTATCAATGGCTGATGTCGGGCTCCGATTTAAACGAAATTGATGCCCAATTTAGAGTGGCAAATGATATGGCTAAGGTAGATTTAGAATATTTTACCCGTCTTTTACATGGCATTCCTGTTAAGCTTAGCCTCTTGGAAGAAACCTTCTCCCCTTATTTAGATAGGCCGCTTACTAGTTTAAATCCTATTGAGCTTACCATTTTGCGCTTAAGTACCTTTGAATGCATGTATTGTCCCGAGACCCCTTATAAAGTAGTGTTGGACGAAGCGATTTCATTAGCAAAAGAATTTGGCTCCCAAGATGGGCATCGTTATGTAAATGGTGTACTGCATGAGGTAGCTAAACAAACCCGTGCTATCGAATTTAAAAACTAG
- the nrdR gene encoding transcriptional regulator NrdR, translated as MHCPFCHAEETKVVDSRLVAEGAQVRRRRQCLECNERFTTFESAELIMPLVIKRDGRREPFNIDNLRAGMLRALEKRPVSADALEGAIIAIMQKIRRNGEREIDSRLIGEWVMEQLYRLDHVAYIRFASVYKRFKDISEFKHTIDQIKDEATGSNGG; from the coding sequence ATGCACTGTCCATTTTGTCATGCTGAAGAAACGAAAGTTGTTGATTCACGGTTAGTCGCTGAAGGTGCACAAGTACGTCGTCGTCGTCAATGCCTTGAATGCAATGAACGTTTTACCACTTTTGAATCTGCAGAATTAATAATGCCCTTAGTAATTAAAAGAGATGGGCGGCGAGAACCTTTTAACATTGATAATTTAAGAGCTGGGATGCTAAGAGCGCTCGAAAAAAGGCCTGTGAGCGCAGATGCCCTGGAAGGTGCCATTATAGCTATAATGCAGAAGATAAGAAGGAATGGTGAGCGTGAAATTGACTCGCGTTTAATCGGGGAATGGGTAATGGAACAATTATATAGATTGGACCATGTCGCTTATATTCGCTTTGCGTCGGTGTATAAGCGTTTTAAAGATATTAGTGAATTTAAACATACAATTGATCAAATAAAAGATGAAGCAACTGGAAGTAATGGTGGATAA
- the glyA gene encoding serine hydroxymethyltransferase — MFDHSYTISGFDDALWQAIEREKIRQEEHLELIASENYASPRVLAAQGSVLTNKYAEGYPGKRYYGGCENVDIAENLAIERAKELFSADYVNVQPHSGSQANAAVMMALLNPGDAVLGMALPHGGHLTHGSSVNFSGKLYHAFQYGLDVNTGLINYEEVEALAHQHQPKMIIAGFSAYSQIIDWQRFRKIADAVGAYLMIDMAHVAGLVAANLYPNPVPFADVVTSTTHKTLRGPRGGLILAKSNEEIEKKINSAVFPGSQGGPLMHVIAAKAVAFKEALQPAFRTYQQQVITNAKHMANTLQRRGYKIVSGGTENHLFLLDLIDKNITGKDADAALGKANITVNKNSVPNDPRSPFVTSGLRLGTPAVTTRGFKETEIEVVANWVADVLENLEDENKITQIRKEVLSLCNEFPVYRV; from the coding sequence ATGTTCGACCATAGTTATACTATTTCCGGGTTTGATGATGCACTCTGGCAAGCAATTGAAAGGGAAAAAATTCGTCAGGAAGAACATCTTGAGTTAATTGCCTCTGAAAATTATGCTAGCCCGCGCGTTCTGGCAGCGCAGGGTTCGGTGCTGACTAATAAATATGCAGAAGGATACCCGGGTAAAAGATACTATGGAGGTTGTGAAAATGTAGATATTGCAGAAAATTTAGCTATTGAAAGGGCTAAAGAGTTATTTTCTGCAGATTATGTCAATGTGCAGCCCCACTCAGGCTCCCAAGCCAACGCGGCCGTAATGATGGCTTTATTAAATCCTGGGGATGCAGTTTTAGGGATGGCACTTCCTCATGGAGGTCACCTAACTCACGGATCTTCCGTAAATTTTTCGGGAAAATTATACCATGCTTTCCAGTATGGTTTAGATGTTAATACGGGGTTGATAAATTATGAAGAGGTCGAAGCCTTAGCACACCAGCATCAACCAAAGATGATTATTGCGGGCTTTTCGGCGTACTCACAAATTATTGACTGGCAACGTTTTCGGAAAATTGCCGATGCCGTTGGTGCTTATTTAATGATAGATATGGCCCATGTGGCTGGCTTAGTAGCTGCAAATTTATATCCTAATCCTGTTCCTTTTGCAGATGTGGTCACTTCTACTACCCATAAAACTTTACGCGGTCCGCGTGGGGGGCTTATTTTAGCTAAGTCCAATGAGGAAATAGAGAAAAAAATTAACTCTGCAGTTTTCCCTGGTAGCCAAGGTGGGCCTTTAATGCATGTGATTGCTGCCAAGGCAGTTGCTTTTAAAGAAGCATTGCAACCTGCGTTTCGTACATATCAACAACAAGTAATAACCAATGCCAAACACATGGCTAATACATTACAAAGAAGAGGGTATAAAATTGTTTCAGGCGGTACAGAGAACCATTTGTTCCTTCTTGATTTAATCGATAAAAATATTACCGGTAAAGATGCCGATGCAGCTTTGGGCAAAGCCAACATTACCGTAAATAAAAATTCCGTTCCCAATGATCCGCGTTCTCCTTTTGTAACCAGTGGATTGCGCTTAGGTACTCCGGCAGTCACAACCCGTGGGTTTAAAGAAACAGAAATTGAAGTGGTCGCCAATTGGGTGGCAGATGTATTAGAAAATTTAGAAGACGAAAACAAAATTACCCAAATTAGAAAGGAAGTATTAAGCTTGTGTAATGAATTTCCCGTTTATCGCGTGTAA
- a CDS encoding BON domain-containing protein — MLRIFKCISLTLFAFIIIACAKQSKPETTGQYLDSTTITAKVKASLIDKLGAEGFAINVKTYKDEVQLSGFVNNASVKVKAGEIAKKTANVQSVRNDLIIK, encoded by the coding sequence ATGTTACGGATATTTAAATGCATTTCATTAACGCTATTTGCCTTTATCATTATAGCTTGTGCCAAACAGTCAAAACCAGAAACGACTGGTCAGTATTTAGACAGCACTACGATTACTGCAAAAGTAAAAGCGAGCCTTATCGATAAATTAGGCGCCGAGGGATTTGCTATTAATGTAAAAACTTATAAGGACGAAGTGCAATTAAGCGGGTTTGTTAATAACGCTAGTGTAAAAGTTAAAGCCGGTGAAATTGCCAAAAAAACGGCAAATGTACAATCGGTTCGTAATGATTTGATTATAAAATAA